In a single window of the Bactrocera dorsalis isolate Fly_Bdor chromosome 2, ASM2337382v1, whole genome shotgun sequence genome:
- the LOC105228534 gene encoding GILT-like protein 1, producing MLKTEIEWSVLLLLQFVFVVLAGAQGGQSVAADKLDVTILYESLCPDSIRFMGRQLAPAYGNLKQNLNVNLVPFGKSRSVNHGSEFYCQHGPAECAGNRLQSCVLNQPSTQDQRVRFAICQMLANDKQNVEECTDLVGLSSDVDGCVKTNVGTQLQLLAEQVTNQYSPSFVPTIIYDGVFNQQLQDASQYDFRGTVCALLQKRGIVNDSCSE from the exons ATGCTGAAAACCGAAATTGAATGGTCTGTGCTTTTGTTGCTCCAATTCGTGTTTGTTGTGTTAGCGGGCGCACAAGGCGGCCAAAGTGTTGCTGCAGACAAG CTTGACGTGACTATTTTGTATGAATCTCTTTGTCCGGACAGCATTCGATTCATGGGCAGGCAGCTGGCGCCAGCCTATGGAAATCTCAAACAAAACTTAAATGTAAATCTGGTGCCGTTCGGGAAATCACGT TCTGTCAACCATGGCAGCGAGTTCTATTGCCAGCATGGACCCGCAGAATGTGCTGGAAATCGCTTGCAATCGTGTGTCTTGAATCAGCCAAGTACGCAGGATCAGCGTGTGCGCTTTGCCATCTGTCAAATGTTGGCGAACGATAAGCAGAATGTGGAAGAA TGCACCGACTTGGTGGGCCTCAGCAGCGACGTTGACGGTTGTGTGAAAACGAACGTGGGCACGCAGTTGCAGCTATTGGCAGAGCAGGTGACAAACCAGTATTCGCCCTCATTTGTGCCGACCATCATTTACGATGGT GTTTTCAATCAGCAACTACAAGATGCTTCGCAGTACGACTTCCGTGGTACCGTTTGTGCGCTGCTACAGAAACGCGGCATCGTCAACGACTCGTGCAGCGAATGA
- the LOC105228533 gene encoding uncharacterized protein LOC105228533, whose amino-acid sequence MMDVKTAAAKHSNNMDSVANGNAEMLLAHDEVDFIAVAAHNNNNNSIFDNKTMSNGLHSNSNTTSTIFTNSKTSANEHLQYQQQQQHKEIAKSKKKVVTNEEPKKKSSPKERISLFSTLGRRFSQKTLKQKDSNANESSTAHEKSTATATPSTTITNTVAKNAATNNNTPHRQRTFVKSSSIVRLLGNTYQQHAKKLEKPQLNLEKGKTPLDGKFHTYGGRRRTNGPYLDRFKRYSKDDGDVTSNKNNNEEDAEQAMDFTDVLELEADTADELQRASSGLERFCDHSTVAAGDDEAAAELGSKTMRTLSRSLGRLWGKRLHSVDISTPDPEYKVSYLGNVLTGWAKGEGCVEKQLNTLWRNYTQNNKPDMIMRIKVCASGLKATTRQHGLTEYWANRITHCCAPKNYPRIFCWVYRHEGRKLKHELRCHAVLCSKEKVVQDICNTLKENLERALREFKREKILKQNARLSLANAAYENPSLPRRKILLSVGGNNYRPPLERSKSAPKLMAIEEAIGEEEGEDAEDTNEPEMKPCCQKDSLYPAMTLGRRRCRRGHSIRRTGKPRLLCGVSFDESQKLKHILAGDMKVDTCCHDKQITKECASQQQATAPTTGLTEEQRNSYGSDDSDDFEKLLKYNDYDANTSLATELLPYFDMQLHKNTSSSLSDLCALKDDEEPLSLLPTINNDPMAHPEGDLLPSDCAQGTNGELEEEESHVGLRRNGVCSDGEEDYLDADDMYFRQSRILNILHRNSMRKMAQISLSSDEGSSLETNASAPLQYRHQTQSSISSNASSNATTSSSLQDGHNGSSTGKRHSGADSDEGSISSGCETASIVTANQDDLSLQYRHDKQLLQLQQQQQSALQYSDEAHFFNMPDTNESPITADEIYQRLEARLQRRQNSDATTFSSSSTITLKMSAGSDGSSPQSPNEPVTQQSASEQPANALTNSTTRVRRQRQRQMVAATPPPPDCNADDTDSECSDESGYVEYQEREKTVREKIGDVERRQLQQQQLQEQQQHQPIAQKRQLKPQLPPKPLPRRTLSGASAGALAGAQRTSSSTTV is encoded by the exons GTGGctgcgcacaacaacaacaacaatagcatttTCGACAACAAAACAATGAGCAACGGATTGCATTCGAATTCGAATACAACTTCGACAATTTTCACGAACTCGAAAACGTCAGCCAATGAACATTtacaatatcaacaacaacaacaacataaagaaATAGCAAAGAGCAAAAAGAAAGTTGTCACAAATGAAGAACCAAAGAAAAAGAGTTCCCCAAAAGAGCGCATCTCCTTGTTCTCCACACTCGGGCGGCGCTTTAGCCAGAAGACGTTGAAACAGAAGGACTCTAATGCTAACGAATCCAGCACAGCGCACGAAAAATCTACAGCTACGGCGACTCcgtcaacaacaataacaaacacggTAGCTAAAAATGCtgctaccaacaacaacacgcctCACCGCCAACGTACATTTGTCAAGAGCTCTTCAATTGTCCGTCTTTTAGGCAACACCTATCAGCAGCACGCCAAAAAGCTGGAAAAGCCCCAGTTAAACTTAGAGAAAGGTAAAACACCGTTAGATGGTAAATTCCATACATACGGCGGCAGGCGTCGCACCAACGGCCCCTATTTAGATCGCTTCAAACGCTATTCCAAAGACGATGGTGATGTTacctcaaataaaaacaataacgaaGAAGATGCAGAGCAGGCTATGGACTTCACCGATGTGCTGGAGTTAGAAGCAGATACCGCCGATGAACTCCAACGCGCTTCTAGCGGTTTGGAACGATTTTGTGATCATAGCACGGTGGCGGCTGGTGATGACGAGGCCGCCGCGGAATTGGGCAGCAAAACGATGCGTACGCTGTCGCGCAGCCTCGGACGGTTGTGGGGCAAACGTTTGCATAGTGTAGACATAAGCACGCCAGATCCAGAGTATAAGGTATCATATTTGGGCAACGTGCTAACCGGCTGGGCCAAAG GTGAAGGTTGCGTTGAAAAGCAACTGAACACACTGTGGCGCAACTATACCCAAAACAACAAGCCCGACATGATCATGCGCATTAAGGTATGCGCCAGTGGACTTAAAGCCACCACACGCCAACACGGACTCACCGAGTACTGGGCCAATCGTATCACGCATTGTTGTGCACCAAAGAACTACCCGCGCATCTTCTGTTGGGTGTATCGACATGAGGGACGTAAACTAAAACATGAGCTGCGCTGTCACGCAGTGCTCTGCAGCAAGGAGAAGGTGGTGCAAGATATTTGCAATACATTGAAG GAGAATCTGGAGCGTGCACTGCGCGAATTTAAACgtgaaaaaattctcaagcaGAATGCTCGTCTCAGCCTAGCCAATGCAGCATATGAAAATCCCAGTTTGCCTCGACGTAAAATACTACTCAGCGTCGGTGGTAACAATTATCGACCACCGCTAGAGCGTTCCAAGTCCGCACCGAAGTTAATGGCCATCGAGGAGGCTATCGGTGAGGAGGAGGGCGAGGATGCTGAGGACACTAATGAGCCGGAAATGAAACCGTGTTGCCAAAAAGATTCACTATACCCTGCCATGACTTTGGGTCGTAGACGCTGTCGACGTGGTCACTCAATAAGACGCACAGGCAAACCACGTCTATTATGTGGCGTTTCCTTCGATGAATCACAAAAGCTTAAGCATATTTTAGCCGGAGACATGAAAGTAGACACTTGCTGTCATGACAAGCAAATAACCAAAGAATGCGCCAGCCAACAGCAAGCTACTGCACCAACCACAGGGTTAACCGAAGAGCAGCGTAATAGTTATGGTTCCGATGACTCGGATGACTTTGAGAAGTTGCTGAAATACAATGACTACGATGCTAATACATCGCTAGCAACGGAACTTTTGCCCTACTTCGATATGCAACTGCACAAGAACACCAGCAGCAGTCTCAGTGATTTGTGTGCGCTGAAGGATGACGAGGAGCCGCTCAGCTTACTGCCAACCATCAATAATGATCCGATGGCACATCCCGAGGGTGATCTGCTGCCCAGTGATTGTGCGCAGGGAACGAACGGCGAATTAGAGGAGGAGGAATCGCATGTTGGCCTCCGACGAAATGGTGTTTGTAGCGATGGTGAGGAGGATTATCTAGACGCCGATGATATGTACTTTCGACAGTCGAgaatcttaaatattttacaccGCAACTCAATGCGCAAAATGGCACAAATTTCGCTGAGCAGCGACGAGGGTAGCAGCTTGGAAACAAATGCCTCGGCACCGCTCCAATACCGTCACCAAACACAATCTTCTATATCGTCAAACGCGTCTTCGAATGCCACCACCAGCAGCTCGTTACAGGATGGACACAACGGTTCCTCAACCGGTAAACGTCACAGCGGCGCCGATAGCGATGAAGGCTCCATATCGAGCGGCTGTGAGACGGCCAGCATCGTGACGGCCAACCAAGATGATCTATCATTACAATACCGTCACGACAAACAGTTGCTGCAgctacagcagcaacaacaatcagcATTGCAGTACAGCGACGAGGCACACTTTTTCAACATGCCCGACACGAATGAATCACCCATCACAGCCGATGAAATCTACCAAAGACTCGAAGCGCGTCTGCAGCGTCGTCAAAACAGCGACGCCACCACATTCAGCAGTTCGAGCACAATAACACTGAAGATGAGCGCAGGCAGTGACGGTTCTTCGCCCCAGTCGCCGAATGAGCCAGTCACCCAACAGTCCGCAAGTGAACAACCAGCGAATGCCTTAACGAATAGTACAACGCGTGTACGTCGTCAACGCCAACGTCAAATGGTGGCAGCAACACCACCGCCACCCGACTGTAACGCCGACGACACGGACTCAGAGTGCAGCGACGAATCCGGCTATGTGGAGTATCAAGAGCGCGAGAAAACAGTGCGTGAGAAGATTGGTGACGTCGAAAGGCGtcagttgcaacagcaacaactacaagaacaacaacaacatcaacctATTGCACAAAAACGCCAACTTAAGCCACAATTGCCGCCGAAACCGTTGCCGCGTCGCACGCTAAGCGGCGCCAGCGCAGGCGCCTTGGCAGGCGCTCAGCGTACAAGTAGCAGTACCACAGTGTGA